The genomic stretch CTTCTTCTGGAGTATTTACTAGGTAGCCAGTCACATTATTGATTACTTGTAAGGGTATACCACCTGTATTACCTCCGATTACTGGTTTTTCTTTCCATAGGGCTTCACTTACCGTCAAACCAAAGCCTTCCTTTATTGATTTTTGCATAACAATGGTAGCTCCTCTCTGAAAGGCATTAATTTCTAGATCACTATTTGGAGGTAACATTAAAAGTTTAATATCCTTATCGCTACCAGCTGCCTGAACGGTTTCATTATATACTATTTCACCTTCTGGGTCATCGTAGGCTGGACTCCCTACATAGACCAGTTGAACGTCAGTATGTCTCTTCACTAGCTTGTAAGTTTTTATCACACCTAGAGGATCTTTTGCTCTATCGAATCTTGAGACTTGAGTTATTATTGGTCTATCTGGATTTACATCAAATTTGTAAAGTATCCTTCTTACTGTTATTTCGGGTATTGGTCTATTTTTAGTACTTAGTGGATCTATAGAGGGTGGAACTATATATTGTGGTTTTATTAGATCGTCCCTCCCAAATACTGGCGAAGAAATTATTATACTATCATATTGTTGAACATATTGTTTCAAAAAATTCCAGACGGGTTCATAAGGGTTAGAAATATCGATATGGCATCTCCATATCCATTTTCCCTTTTTCCTGAATTTTATTAGTCCTGCAGGCTGAGGATCATGGATAAATATTATATCATAATCTAAATCTAATTCATTTCCATTGATTTCTTGCCACTTATTATAAATCTCAAATGCTCCTTTAGGAAGTTCGCCAAAACCATTTTGTAATGAATTATGAAAGGACTTTGTAACAGTGAAGAAATCTTTATCTCCTCTAATGACTTTCCAATCAGTTTCAATACCTAATTCTCTCATTAAAGGAACAAGTTTGCTTAGTATTTCAGCTACTCCTCCTCCGCTAGGCGTAGAATTAACATGAAGAACTGATACCCCTTTTAGTTTTTCAGCTATCTTTACAATGCTATCTAATTCATCTTCACCAATTATTTCAGCGTATTTCTCTATCATGAGAAGATCACTTCTTCAATCTTTCTTACTAAATCTTCTCTTAATTTTTCTTCATCAGTATAAGTTTGTGGATCAATAGAAGATAAGGAATCTGCCAACTCTTTTAACCCATAATTCTCCTCTATCCAGATTGAGAAATCATTTTTAGTAGTATACCCCATTACTCTTTTAAATATAAAGTGATATGCTATTGATCTCATAGAAATAGTAGCAATAATATCGATTAACTCACCTAAATTTCTGGCAACTTTTCCAGTTTTAAATATAACGGGATTACAAGAAACAAAATAAAATGGTCTAGATGCCCTTCCGCTTACCTTATTTTCTGTTAATATTTTAAGTAGATCTTC from Sulfolobus sp. S-194 encodes the following:
- a CDS encoding glycosyltransferase, yielding MIEKYAEIIGEDELDSIVKIAEKLKGVSVLHVNSTPSGGGVAEILSKLVPLMRELGIETDWKVIRGDKDFFTVTKSFHNSLQNGFGELPKGAFEIYNKWQEINGNELDLDYDIIFIHDPQPAGLIKFRKKGKWIWRCHIDISNPYEPVWNFLKQYVQQYDSIIISSPVFGRDDLIKPQYIVPPSIDPLSTKNRPIPEITVRRILYKFDVNPDRPIITQVSRFDRAKDPLGVIKTYKLVKRHTDVQLVYVGSPAYDDPEGEIVYNETVQAAGSDKDIKLLMLPPNSDLEINAFQRGATIVMQKSIKEGFGLTVSEALWKEKPVIGGNTGGIPLQVINNVTGYLVNTPEEAAHYTLYLLRNTNMREKLGKNGKEHVRKNFLITRELRDYLMVASLTSTQQTPT
- a CDS encoding DUF5752 family protein, with translation MISKELLDKPAQKPFEFEAAYYPPRYAGIKAYTVDDLISGIKRVDGLSIFYHIFHPLFSSHVIPEDMHNDFAVWIRDEMHDSRLAQIISDIEGKEPRTVEDVREDLLKILTENKVSGRASRPFYFVSCNPVIFKTGKVARNLGELIDIIATISMRSIAYHFIFKRVMGYTTKNDFSIWIEENYGLKELADSLSSIDPQTYTDEEKLREDLVRKIEEVIFS